In the genome of Magnolia sinica isolate HGM2019 chromosome 2, MsV1, whole genome shotgun sequence, one region contains:
- the LOC131224003 gene encoding uncharacterized protein LOC131224003 yields the protein MPHSPPHAPPRPEATIREVKAWIKSIDTNNDGVISKEELATALHDLRFWFANWRAGRAVKNADLNHNGCIDTPEEFMELESFTTLLLMLPPCPRPSELGRRGKWRRFSPSEFCLACFVSSSMGVITLQCTIPHPPPQAPRPDATIQEIKAWVKSLDNNNDGVISKEELVAGLRGLHVWFARWNGRRTMKNADLNGNGIIDNDAEFLELESFVQSHWGHRIRA from the exons ATGCCTCACAGCCCACCTCATGCTCCTCCTCGTCCTGAAGCAACGATCCGAGAAGTAAAGGCCTGGATCAAAAGCATAGATACCAACAACGACGGTGTTATAAGCAAGGAAGAGCTGGCGACCGCGCTCCATGACCTTCGGTTTTGGTTTGCCAACTGGAGGGCCGGTAGGGCTGTGAAGAACGCCGATCTCAATCACAACGGTTGCATCGACACTCCTGAAGAGTTTATGGAACTTGAGAGCTTT ACAACATTGCTGCTAATGCTGCCGCCTTGCCCAAGGCCAAGTGAATTGGGTAGAAGGGGGAAATGGAGGAGGTTCTCTCCATCAGAGTTCTGTCTTGCCTGCTTCGTATCCTCCTCCATGGGGGTAATAACCCTCCAG TGCACCATACCTCACCCCCCACCTCAAGCTCCTCGTCCTGATGCAACGATCCAGGAAATAAAGGCCTGGGTCAAAAGCTTAGACAACAACAACGACGGTGTTATAAGCAAAGAAGAGCTGGTGGCTGGGTTGCGCGGCCTTCACGTCTGGTTTGCCAGATGGAATGGACGGCGTACCATGAAGAACGCTGATCTCAATGGCAATGGTATCATCGACAACGATGCTGAGTTTCTGGAACTTGAGAGCTTTGTACAGAGTCACTGGGGCCATCGCATCCGTGCATAG